In Rhodopirellula sp. P2, the DNA window CTCGTGGCTCCTGTACGGACTGGGCGCGGAAACGGAGTCGCTGCCTGGTTTCATCGTCTTCACCAGCCAAGGTCGTTACGGAGCCCAACCTGTTTCAGCGCGGCAGTGGAAAGCGGGCTTCCTGCCCAGTCGCTTCCAAGGCGTTCAGTTTCAATCGCGTGGCGACGCGGTTCACTATGTCCGCCCACCAGGCGGCATCACCGACACGACTCAGCGAGCCACGATCGAAGCGGTCAACGCGTTCAACCAAGCCTTGCTGGCCGACCGCGGCGATTCTGAAATTGCGACTCGAATCAGCCAGTACGAGATGGCGTTCCGCATGCAAACGTCGGTGCCTGAACTGGCGGACATGTCGAACGAAACCCAAGAAACGTTGGACCTGTACGGAATCACGAAACCGGGTGATGGATCGTTCGCCAGCAACTGCTTGATGGCTCGACGTTTGGCCGAACGTGGCGTTCGTTTCATCCAGCTTTATCATCGTGCGTGGGATCATCACAGCAACCTGGAAGTCGGCATGAAAGACAGCGCAAAAGCGGTTGACCAAGCCTCGGCAGCCTTGGTCCAAGACCTCAAACGTCGGGGCATGCTGGACGACACGTTGGTGATTTGGGGCGGCGAGTTCGGTCGCACTCCGATGAAACAAGGCTCCGGACGTGATCACCACATCAACGCGTTTTCACTGTGGATGGCCGGTGGCGGCGTCAAAGGCGGCATCTCTTACGGCAACTCCGACGAACTCGGTTACCGCTACCTGAAAGACGGCGAAGAAACTCACGTTCGCGATTTGCATGCGACGATGCTGCACACCTGCGGACTCGATCACATGAAGCTGTCGGCGAAGTACCAGGGTCTCGATGTTCGATTGACCGGAGTCGAACCCGCTCGCGTCTTGAAACCGATTCTGAAAAATGCGTGATCGAACACGACAACATCGCGTGTCTTCCGTCGCGTTCGCGCTGACGAGCATGGTCTTCCTGCACGCCGGTTCGGTGTTGGCCGAAGACGGCAACGCGTTGTTCCATCAAATGCTGAAAGACGGCATTTCGCTGACCGATGACGTCACGGCAAAGATCCCTGCACCGACATTCCTGGGTTCATCCGACGACACCGTGCCTCCAACGGAAGTCGAAAAACAACTGCAAAAGTTGGCTCGCGCCGGTGGCGTGCAACGCTTCATCCGCGACTCTGCGGTTGCCCCCATCGCGATCGACACAGACTCGATTCCCAATTCCGAAGGGCAACGAATCGGGCACCTGCTGGACGTCACCTTCGTGGTGCACGCACCGCTTGATTTGGTGCAAGACTCCGAGGCCTTGAATTCATTGCTGGGAGTCGACTCGCAAGCGGATCAAACGGAGGACGCGGGTGCGGCGAGCAAGGTCAGCCCCGAGGAACTCGCGAAACTCGGAATTGCCCCGCCGACTGAAACAGAATCGTTTGGCAGAATCCGCTTCCCGTTGCTCGACCGAGTCAAGGTGGAGGGCGTGATCCACGCCGAAACGCAGCGTCACATCGAAGGTGACCCAAGTGATTTCGTGACGGTTGCCTGGCACCTGGACCCTCGGTTTGAAAACTCATGGAGTCCCATTGGACGTAACGACCTGGGCCAGGAAACCACGGGGGAAGCGAGGCCGTATCAAGGTCTCGGCGGCCTGATCACGGCAACACGATTGCCGGAAAAGATCGCAGGCGCGGATTCCGAGGCCACCATCGTGCAAGCCCGATTCGTTGTGCACGAACCAGTCGATTGGTTCGGCGGTCGCAATCAATTGCGAAGCAAACTGCCGCTGATCATCCAAGACCGCGTGCGTGACCTGCGCAGAAAACTCGCGGCCAGTCCCAACCAGCCGCGTTAAGCAGGTACGCAGGTGTCATCGGGTATGTGAGCCGTTTGGCGTTAGCCACGGTTCCCACGCAAAACCGGGGCTAACACCCAAACGGCTCACAAGATGAAACCCAATCATTCCTGCGTACCTGCTTCGCATTGCATAAAAAAAGTGGGATAGGCTTCCAGCCAATTGTGGATGGAATGACCAGGACGGAAGCCTATCCCACACCTCAGCTCACAGGTACTTGGCCAGCCCATCGCCACGAGTCGCTCGTGCGTCGACCTTGGCCGTGACCTGTGGGGCTTCCACCAGTGGCGGTGCATGGTGTGGCTTGACGCGTGCATCGATGATCAGTGGCCCTCGACATCCCCAGTGCTTGTCCACGACCTGGACATCAACCCCGTCGACATCCACCGCCGGGTTGCTGCGAGTGAACGTCAGCCACAACCAATTGTTCAATCTCGCGGCTGCGAATTCGGAATCATCACACAGCGTGATCAGCGGCACTCCGGATAGGTCGGCTTGGCCTGCCAGACACTCGGCCAAACCGTGGACGTCCGCCTTCGATGAATCGCCAGTGAATTCCTTGGCGGAAACGGCGATCACACCGGGCATGACCAACTTCGGATCCGACATCCCATCGGGCAAGGACAGGCCCGAGGGGATCTCCGTTGCAAGTTCACGAATTGGTTGCCCCGTTGCGGCGACGACCACTTTCGAACCCTGATTCATCCCCGTGCCGCTGTAGTCGAGCGTGTCGATCGTGGTCTTGGTTTGAAAGTGCAAATCGCGACGCCAATCGACTCGGCGAAGGATGTGCTGCATGAACGCACCAATGTCGTGAATCTTGAGCGAGTCGTCCGGGTCGTCCGTGATCCACAGGTACTTCGCCAACGACAATTGCCCGTTGCCTAGAATGGCGTTGGCCTGAGTCAGCAACTCCTGCGGCTCTTTGGCCTTCAAGTACGGCATGTAGCGTTCGCTGCCGATCGCCAGCAGCAACGGGTGGACGCCCGCCGCATCGACCGCGTGAACCGCTTTCACACCCGGGATGACCGTCGGGATGATTGGATCGGTCAGCTCATGGATCAATTGACCAAACGTCGTGTCTTCTTGCGGAGGCCGGCCGACAACCGTGAACGGCCAGATCGCATCCTTGCGGTGCCAAACGTGATCGACTTTCATGAACGGGAACGGGTGTTCCAGTGAGTAGTACCCCAAGTGATCCCCGAACGGGCCCTCCGGCATGGTCGCGCCGGGATCCACGCGTCCCACAATCGCGAAGTCAGCGTCCGCGTAAACCGGTGCGTGCGAACCTCGAATCATGCGAACTCGTCGCCCGGAGAGAGCCCCCGCGAAGGTCAACTCGGTCAAGCCTTCGGGAAGCGGCATCACGGCCGCCAAACTCATCGCCGGAGAACCACCGACGGTGACCGCCACTGGCAAGGATTCGTTGCGATCCATCGCGGCGCGATGATGCACTCCGATGCCGCGGTGAATTTGGTAATGCAGTCCGACTTCGGTCTCGGGATCGTATTCGTTGCCTGCGAGTTGCACCCGGTACATCCCCAAGTTGACTCGCATCAGATTCTCGGGCGCCGCCGGGTCTGCCGAAAGGACTTGCGGCAACGTCACAAAGGAACCGCCGTCCATCGGCCAGGACTTCAGTCCCGGCAATTCACTGAGCCGACACTGGTTCGCTTGCACAGCCCCTCGGCGAGTGAACCGCGGCAGCATCGTCAGCGCCGTCATCGGCACGCCGGCGTATCGCAGCGGGCTCTTGGGCAGGGCGGATGGATCCAGTTTGACCTCGATCAATCGACGCACGCGTTCCAGCGTGTCACGAAAGAGATAGCGGGCTTGATCCAGCGACGCAAACAGGTTCGACGCCATCGGGAACTTGCATCCACGAACGTTGGTGAACAGGATCGCAGGTCCGCCTCGCAAGTAAACGCGGCGCTGGATCTCCGCCATTTCCAAATTTGGATCGACTTCGTCATCGACCGTGATCAGCCGACCTCCGGCGCGCAGATCCTCCACGACGTCTCGGGTGCTTCGATGTTTCAACGCTTCAGCTTTCAGTTGAGAACCAGAATTCCGATGACTCGCCCGAGCCCTCAGGTGATCACCCGAAAGCGTCAGCGGGAAGCAACTCCGAATCCGCTGGTCATTTGAATTCGTCTTCGAACGCCGCGAAGTCGTCACCGCCTTCGGCGACAAACTCCCCGCCGAAATCATCGCCCTCAGCAGGAACGGCCGCAAATTCATCTCCGTCGACCACTTCGATTTCTTCGGCGTCCGCCATCATTTCTTCTTCGCCTTCGGGCATGGCGGCGACGGCAGGTCGAGGCTTGCGGTTTTTGAATCCAACCACGGCCACCGCCAGGATCATCGTGAGCAAGAAAACGACCCAGCAAATGAAATAGATCATGGGAGACAGGTCAGCCGGAAAAGGAGGGGGTCGTGGAGCGAAACAAGAAAGCAGCCCCACATCCTAATTGCCGCCGGTCGAGTCGGCAAATTTGACTCCCGCAATCGCTCACCGACCACGTTCCACACGTCATTTGTCGAACCGTTCAGCCAACCAGCGTCCCAGTGACAGCCCCCACGTGGGGCTGGTCGTCGGCGTCATGCCCCTGAACCGTCTTCACCTCGCTCCCTGCTCACCTCGCTCCCCTCGAACTCCGTTGGCCTCGGAACCGCAGCCAACAAAGTGCGGCTCAACCGAACATGCGGCTCAGACAAGCGACCAACCAGCTCCAAAAAACCAAATCGGCAGTCCACTCAGTGGGTGTAACTCAGCCCGAAGTGGATGCCCTGCACGTAGAACGTGCTGTCTCGCATCGCCGGCGACGGCAAGACATTGTTGGGGTCGTTGATGTTTCGGTCGAAGATCCCAGAGACCTGAATGGCGTCCGTCATGGCCATCAAGTGATAACCGACCGTGACGTCAAAGTGGTCGAATCGGTGCCAGCCCAAGTTGACGTCCAATTCGGGAACCCAACCAAACGTGTCGCTGGTGAAGGTGCCTTCGTTGGTATCCGCGTCGACAAACAACCCACCATCTTGTGGGGTGTCGGGAGGACCGACCGTTGTACTGCCTTGCCGATCCGCCGTGCGTCGAACGTTTCCAAACGCCGCCTTGGCCAACCAATTGAAGCTCCAGCAACCTTCGCGGTAGCGACCGGCCAAACCAAATTGGGCTCCGTGGAATTCGCTGGTCGCTTCAAAGGAATCGCGAATCGAAATGTAGTTGCCCGCGTCGGCTCCCTCGGTCAGCGTTGAGCTGGACGCGATGTTCAAACCTTCCGACAACCGCATGTATTGGTAACCGTAGAGCACGTCGAACGTGGTTCCCAAACCTCCTCGCCAGAACTGACGCACCGAGATGTCACCACCGTGCAGTTCGCTGTAGGCATTGACGCCGACCGCACCAAAGCGACCGTTGATCGCAGGATCGGCCGGAGCATTTGGGAACACGACCACATTGGAATCTTCCGCGTCGGTTGCGACGTTGAAAAACGGAATCGCGAGCACGTCAAAGTTTCGTTGGTCAGCACCAAAGCTGTAGTTTTCATCACCAGCGACCCAGCCCCGGAAGACCAGACTGCGGCATTGATGGCGGTCCAACCACAGACCGAGTGTCAAACGTCCGCCTGCCGCGGCGTCTTTCAACACAGAATCATTCCCGGCCAAAACCGTTCCGGTATCAAGCGATCCTGTGTTCGGCGAAGTGTCAGTTGTCACCAACGGCGGCAATCGATCGCCTTTGCGGAACATGATCATCAACTCAGCCGAACCAAACCAACGATTCGGATCGACACAAATCGCTCCACCAGACCCGCACAGGCCATCGCAGCCTCCATAGCCACAACTGTCGCAGCCATACGATTCCAGCCCACAACCTGGGCCCTCCAGCCCACAGCTGACATCGAAACCACAACCGCAACCTTCCACTCCACACCCCGGGCCTTCCAGACCACAACCGGGACCGTGCAACGCCATGGGTGTGCCCGATCCGATGATCGTTTCACCCGAGAACGTGGGGTGTTCCATCACGGTGACCGTGCCAGATGTTTTGCGGATGACGCGAGCCGGTCGCATCGAAGCACCGCCAGCGTTCGCATCGCGATCAATCGACATGGCCGAAACAGGCCGGACGATTTGGGCGCTGGCAGACTGAGCGTTCGAGCCGGTTGTTGCGCCGAGCGTTCGCAACTTCAGTCCGCTGGGTTCTTCTAGAACCTGCAAACCGTTGCCACCGGCGTCCGCGGACGCTTCCACGTCGTCATAGACAACTTCGTCGATCTGAATGCGACTGAGCTCCGAACTGGCGTCGGGATACAATTCCCAATCGCTGGTCATTGCCGAGCCACCGCCACGGACGGGTGCTTGATAGGTATCGCGGTCCGGTTTCTTGACTCGGACCTGTGCTGCCAATGGTGAGCATGCCAGGCAAGCCACGAGGACCACACAGTGTTTCGCTAACCGGGGAAGTCGGCGCCAGATCAAAGAGTTCATGGGGTAGTTCGCTTGGATTCAATCGTCGGGGGTAGTCGCGAATCGAAGTGGCCGGCCGGCGTTTCGGCTGCATGTTGTCCACACGCCACCTCGCGCAACACCAGATGCCACGTGAACTGGTATCGGATGAGACGATCGTGACGGTTGAGTCGTTTTGGCAAACTTTGCCGGTTAGGCCACCGAGACGGCCAATGCGAAGTTTCACGCAGCAGAAGTTTCCCGGCCTGAGACCTCGATCCACCCGCCCCCGAAAAATCGATCCGGCCTCGGCTTGGCGAGTTTGCTACCATGAATTCGCGGACCACTCGGTTTCCAAGTCTTCCGCCGCAGCTCACTCCCTCGGGCAACGGAGCTCATCACAAGTTGCGATTTGCACCCTGATTCGCGGATGTCTCGACGACTTTCGTCACCAACGGGACCTGAAAACCAAGCGGTGGCAGACCACGAAACCCACGCGTTCGCCCTTTTCACAGACCACTCACCGCCGGAGTCCCCTGTCATGTGCTCACGTCGAAACAGTCGTCCCGCTCGCTTGTTTCGATCGCTCGCCGGCAAGGGGGCGATTTCAACGCTCGCATGGATGGGGTTCTGGGCGGTCACCGCGGCCCAGCCCGCCGTCGCTTGCACCGTCATGCGACTGAACATACACGGGCAGTTGGTCATCGCACGCAATCACGACTGGCCGTTTGGCGAAGCGCTGGTGATCACCAATCTTCGCGGCATTGAGAAAACATCGCTGGCGCCGATCAAACCCGCGACTTGGACCTCCAAGTACGGCAGCGTTTCGTTCTGCCAATTCGGCCGAGAAATTCCGTTTGCCGGAATGAACGAAAAAGGGCTGACCGTGGACTTGTTGCATTTGCCTCAAGCCACCTTTCCAGATCCCGTGAGCGTCGAGGCAGATCCCGAACTCACCGCGGTCAACGCGATTCAGTGGGTCCAGTATCAACTCGACACCGCCGCAACCGTCGCGGAAGTGGTCGACAGCCTTTCCACCATCGTGCCCATTCCAATGCTTCCGGTGGTCGAAACGGTTCACTACTTCGTCACCGATGCAGGCGGGGATGTAGCGGTCGTCGAATTCATCAACGGCAAAGCAGTGGTTCGGCACGGCGAGGATTACTGCTTGGAAGACGGCAACCCCAAGACGCAAACCTGCGTGCTGGCAAACTCGTCGTGGGAAGACTCCCAAACCAACCAAGTCAACAACACCAGTCTGTTGCGATATGGCCGGGGAGTTCGCTTGGTCGAGATGGCGAATGACTTGGACGATCAACAGCCCCCCATCGACTACGCCCACCGCTGCTTGCAAATGGTGGCGCAAGGCCATTTGACTCAGTGGAATTTGGTCTACCTGCCAGAGGAGCGTCGGATTCATTTTCGAACTCAAACGTCGCCCCAACAACGATGGATCGACCTGGACGATTTGTCCTTCGAATCCGACCAGCCCCCGCAAGCAATCGATATCGACCAAGACATTCGCGGCGATGTGACGCCGCACATGAACGATGTCACTCACGCCGACAACGAGCGGATTGTGAACCACGCGTTTGATCACTTTGTCCCCGCCGGCTTGCCGAGCCTGATGATCAAACAGCTTCTGTTGGACTACCCGAGCAAGCTTCGGGGCCCGCAAACGGCACCTTGAGAGCTCGTTGCAACTCGGGAAGCAAAGTTCCCGAAAAATTCTCGCTTGAAACCGGAACCCCTCCACAGGACTGCTCGCTGCTTTTATGAAGCTGAGCGTGACAGTAGGTGGTCGCTACGCGCGGCCGGCTCCCCCAGTTTGAAAGGCGTTTCGCCGCGCCGAAGCGTTCCCTTCGGTTCACGAAATCTTCACTTTGCGCCTCGCCGTTTCTTCACAGTCGTTTCCTACAGTCCCGCCCAACATCACCCACGGCGGCCCATCAACAAATTCAGTTCCCGCCGTTTCCCCACCCAATCTTGCTGGAAGAAACGAATGACCTGTCAGACGACCCAATCGAGTCGCCGATCCCCAGCCCGCCTGTGCACCGATCACTCCGCCGCCCGCCCCACCACATCGACTCGCGGATTCACGTTGGTTGAACTGTTGGTTGTGATCGCCATCATCGGCGTGTTGGTTGGCTTGCTATTGCCCGCCGTACAATCCGCTCGCGAAGCCGCCCGCCGAATGCAGTGCGGCAACAACCTCAAGCAAATCGGATTGGGGCTTCACGTGTATCACGACACGTTCAACAAGTTCCCCTACGGCTGGGACAACCGCGGCATGACCTGGAGCGGCCACATTTTGCCTCAGATTGAACAAGCCAACTTGTACCAGACCCTGATTTTCCAAGAGTCGGGCCTGGGCAACTGGGCCACCGACGATGGCCCCAACGAAGAAGCTTGTGAAACCGTCATTCCGACCTACCGTTGTCCCAGCATGGCGCTGCCATTGCACATGGATTACAACGGCATTCCACAACGCGTTCCCGCCAGTTACCGCGGCGTCGCCGGGACCTTGGCGACCTCGGATGACACCAGCACCGCGCTGCCCGACACAATCTCAATGGAAAGCTTGGACCAAGACGGCATTTTCTACGCCTGCAGCAAAACCAAGTTCCGCGACATCTTGGACGGCACGTCGAACACGATCATGATCGGCGAAAGCTATAACAACCCGAAGTTCGTCAAAGACGGGCAAGGCATGGACTACTGGTACATCGGTGCTCCTCAAACCGACCCTTGCCGCTGCGACGGCGGAACGGGAGGCACGGAATTCTCGGAAGTCGCCGGTGTGACAATCACTCCGATCAACGCTATCAAACGAGCCCCCTTGATGAGCGGCCGATTGATGGAACTGGCGTTCGGAAGCTACCACGTCGGCGGGGCCCACTTCTTGAAGTGCGATGGCTCGGTGGCATTCCTGACCGAATCGCTGGCAGAAGACGTCTACGACGCTCTCGGTTCACGTGACGGTGGCGAACTCCC includes these proteins:
- a CDS encoding DUF1559 domain-containing protein, whose protein sequence is MTCQTTQSSRRSPARLCTDHSAARPTTSTRGFTLVELLVVIAIIGVLVGLLLPAVQSAREAARRMQCGNNLKQIGLGLHVYHDTFNKFPYGWDNRGMTWSGHILPQIEQANLYQTLIFQESGLGNWATDDGPNEEACETVIPTYRCPSMALPLHMDYNGIPQRVPASYRGVAGTLATSDDTSTALPDTISMESLDQDGIFYACSKTKFRDILDGTSNTIMIGESYNNPKFVKDGQGMDYWYIGAPQTDPCRCDGGTGGTEFSEVAGVTITPINAIKRAPLMSGRLMELAFGSYHVGGAHFLKCDGSVAFLTESLAEDVYDALGSRDGGELPGEI
- a CDS encoding linear amide C-N hydrolase, with protein sequence MCSRRNSRPARLFRSLAGKGAISTLAWMGFWAVTAAQPAVACTVMRLNIHGQLVIARNHDWPFGEALVITNLRGIEKTSLAPIKPATWTSKYGSVSFCQFGREIPFAGMNEKGLTVDLLHLPQATFPDPVSVEADPELTAVNAIQWVQYQLDTAATVAEVVDSLSTIVPIPMLPVVETVHYFVTDAGGDVAVVEFINGKAVVRHGEDYCLEDGNPKTQTCVLANSSWEDSQTNQVNNTSLLRYGRGVRLVEMANDLDDQQPPIDYAHRCLQMVAQGHLTQWNLVYLPEERRIHFRTQTSPQQRWIDLDDLSFESDQPPQAIDIDQDIRGDVTPHMNDVTHADNERIVNHAFDHFVPAGLPSLMIKQLLLDYPSKLRGPQTAP
- a CDS encoding UbiD family decarboxylase, encoding MKHRSTRDVVEDLRAGGRLITVDDEVDPNLEMAEIQRRVYLRGGPAILFTNVRGCKFPMASNLFASLDQARYLFRDTLERVRRLIEVKLDPSALPKSPLRYAGVPMTALTMLPRFTRRGAVQANQCRLSELPGLKSWPMDGGSFVTLPQVLSADPAAPENLMRVNLGMYRVQLAGNEYDPETEVGLHYQIHRGIGVHHRAAMDRNESLPVAVTVGGSPAMSLAAVMPLPEGLTELTFAGALSGRRVRMIRGSHAPVYADADFAIVGRVDPGATMPEGPFGDHLGYYSLEHPFPFMKVDHVWHRKDAIWPFTVVGRPPQEDTTFGQLIHELTDPIIPTVIPGVKAVHAVDAAGVHPLLLAIGSERYMPYLKAKEPQELLTQANAILGNGQLSLAKYLWITDDPDDSLKIHDIGAFMQHILRRVDWRRDLHFQTKTTIDTLDYSGTGMNQGSKVVVAATGQPIRELATEIPSGLSLPDGMSDPKLVMPGVIAVSAKEFTGDSSKADVHGLAECLAGQADLSGVPLITLCDDSEFAAARLNNWLWLTFTRSNPAVDVDGVDVQVVDKHWGCRGPLIIDARVKPHHAPPLVEAPQVTAKVDARATRGDGLAKYL
- a CDS encoding BBP7 family outer membrane beta-barrel protein, which translates into the protein MNSLIWRRLPRLAKHCVVLVACLACSPLAAQVRVKKPDRDTYQAPVRGGGSAMTSDWELYPDASSELSRIQIDEVVYDDVEASADAGGNGLQVLEEPSGLKLRTLGATTGSNAQSASAQIVRPVSAMSIDRDANAGGASMRPARVIRKTSGTVTVMEHPTFSGETIIGSGTPMALHGPGCGLEGPGCGVEGCGCGFDVSCGLEGPGCGLESYGCDSCGYGGCDGLCGSGGAICVDPNRWFGSAELMIMFRKGDRLPPLVTTDTSPNTGSLDTGTVLAGNDSVLKDAAAGGRLTLGLWLDRHQCRSLVFRGWVAGDENYSFGADQRNFDVLAIPFFNVATDAEDSNVVVFPNAPADPAINGRFGAVGVNAYSELHGGDISVRQFWRGGLGTTFDVLYGYQYMRLSEGLNIASSSTLTEGADAGNYISIRDSFEATSEFHGAQFGLAGRYREGCWSFNWLAKAAFGNVRRTADRQGSTTVGPPDTPQDGGLFVDADTNEGTFTSDTFGWVPELDVNLGWHRFDHFDVTVGYHLMAMTDAIQVSGIFDRNINDPNNVLPSPAMRDSTFYVQGIHFGLSYTH
- a CDS encoding DUF1501 domain-containing protein; protein product: MNTFTSIQRRSFLKRGTYSVGMAALGSMLAREGQASQSDSPQPHFPGTAKTVIHLCMAGGPSHMESLDPKPELDKINDQPFPASMTDGQQLAQLQGAKLIARGSFCKFKKWGQSGLEISELFPNIGSVADDLCIIRSMHTEQINHDPAHAFMNTGSIQKGRPSMGSWLLYGLGAETESLPGFIVFTSQGRYGAQPVSARQWKAGFLPSRFQGVQFQSRGDAVHYVRPPGGITDTTQRATIEAVNAFNQALLADRGDSEIATRISQYEMAFRMQTSVPELADMSNETQETLDLYGITKPGDGSFASNCLMARRLAERGVRFIQLYHRAWDHHSNLEVGMKDSAKAVDQASAALVQDLKRRGMLDDTLVIWGGEFGRTPMKQGSGRDHHINAFSLWMAGGGVKGGISYGNSDELGYRYLKDGEETHVRDLHATMLHTCGLDHMKLSAKYQGLDVRLTGVEPARVLKPILKNA